The proteins below are encoded in one region of Candidatus Thiodiazotropha sp. LNASS1:
- a CDS encoding putative bifunctional diguanylate cyclase/phosphodiesterase encodes MSLNILIVEDLPYDAELMALRLRDEGFDLDYTRVQRETAYLEALEKSPDLILCDWHLPQFSGRRALSLLRQQNLDIPFIIVSGGIGEEAAVDALRQGANDYVLKDRPARLGEAVRRVLIDKQLRMAHRIAEEKLRLADRAFQNTAEGITVTDASGNIVSTNPAFEAITGYSHEEVLGQNPRVLKSGHHPDSFYKEMWDTLLLTGHWRGEIWNRRKNGDAYPEWLTISAVKDGNDETTHYVGVFTDISQIKEAQDQINFLAHHDALTRLPNRALFRERFDHALMHARREKASIALLFLDLDRFKTVNDTLGHPVGDQVLLEVSKRMNQIIRASDTLARLGGDEFVLLLEEQTDAQHAAVVARKLIDLFSRPMIIGEHELVVTASIGITLYPNDGDDSDKLIRHADRAMYEAKQQGRNTYRFFTHALTEGALERLMMENDLRHAVARNELILHYQPIVNLETRQLQGIEALVRWQHPEQGLIAPGLFIELAEEIGIIGEIGQWVLRAACSQLARWDRDGFKVPRISVNLSVQQIDREGLITMVSEELDNSGLSPERLELEVTESMLIRNPELSRTVLSELRTLGVKFAIDDFGTGYSSLAYLKLLPLDHLKIDQSFVRDIGKDDNDEAIVRAIIAMSKSLGLESVAEGVEEAHQARFLQQAGSDLAQGYLYSRPLPADEIFSNWIRSENTETI; translated from the coding sequence TGTCGAGGACCTGCCCTATGATGCCGAGTTGATGGCGTTACGGCTCAGGGACGAGGGATTCGACCTGGACTACACCCGCGTGCAGAGGGAAACCGCCTATCTGGAGGCCCTTGAGAAATCACCGGACCTTATATTATGCGATTGGCACCTGCCTCAGTTCAGTGGACGACGGGCCCTCTCCCTGCTGCGGCAACAGAATCTCGACATTCCTTTCATCATCGTCTCAGGCGGCATAGGTGAAGAGGCTGCCGTCGATGCCCTGCGGCAGGGCGCCAACGATTATGTCTTGAAAGACCGCCCGGCGAGACTGGGAGAAGCGGTAAGACGCGTTCTGATCGACAAACAACTGAGAATGGCGCACCGGATCGCAGAGGAAAAACTCCGTCTTGCAGACCGGGCCTTTCAGAACACCGCAGAAGGGATCACAGTAACCGACGCAAGTGGAAACATCGTCTCCACTAATCCGGCCTTTGAGGCCATCACCGGTTATTCTCATGAAGAAGTACTGGGACAGAATCCCCGAGTGCTGAAGTCGGGCCATCATCCAGACTCCTTTTACAAAGAGATGTGGGACACCCTCTTATTAACAGGCCATTGGCGTGGAGAGATCTGGAATCGACGCAAGAACGGTGATGCCTACCCGGAATGGCTCACCATCAGTGCTGTAAAAGACGGCAACGACGAGACAACGCACTATGTTGGTGTTTTCACAGATATCAGCCAGATCAAGGAGGCGCAGGATCAAATCAACTTTCTCGCCCACCACGATGCCCTGACCCGGTTACCCAACCGTGCCCTGTTCCGAGAGCGTTTCGATCACGCCCTGATGCATGCAAGGCGTGAAAAAGCTTCCATAGCTTTGCTGTTTCTCGATCTGGACCGCTTCAAGACAGTCAATGACACCCTCGGACATCCCGTGGGCGATCAGGTGCTCCTGGAGGTCAGCAAACGCATGAATCAAATCATCCGCGCCAGCGATACCCTGGCGCGGTTGGGAGGAGATGAGTTCGTGCTGCTGCTTGAGGAACAGACCGACGCTCAACATGCCGCCGTGGTGGCCCGTAAACTGATCGACCTGTTTTCCAGACCCATGATCATCGGTGAGCATGAACTGGTGGTGACTGCAAGTATCGGCATAACCCTCTATCCCAATGACGGCGACGATTCGGACAAGCTGATCCGCCATGCCGACCGGGCGATGTACGAAGCCAAACAGCAAGGCCGCAATACCTACCGTTTTTTCACCCATGCCTTGACCGAGGGTGCGCTTGAACGTTTGATGATGGAGAATGACCTGCGACACGCCGTCGCCCGCAACGAACTGATCCTGCACTATCAACCTATCGTCAACCTGGAGACCCGGCAGTTGCAGGGAATTGAGGCACTTGTTCGATGGCAGCATCCGGAACAGGGCCTGATCGCGCCCGGTCTATTCATCGAACTCGCCGAAGAGATCGGTATCATTGGCGAAATCGGTCAGTGGGTTCTGCGTGCAGCATGCTCTCAGCTCGCCAGATGGGACCGCGACGGTTTTAAAGTACCCCGCATATCGGTCAATCTATCAGTGCAACAAATCGACCGTGAAGGCCTGATCACAATGGTATCCGAGGAGTTGGACAACAGTGGACTGTCACCTGAACGGCTGGAACTCGAGGTCACCGAGTCGATGTTGATACGCAATCCTGAACTGAGCCGCACTGTACTCAGCGAACTTCGGACTCTCGGAGTCAAATTTGCAATCGACGATTTCGGCACCGGTTACTCGAGTCTGGCCTACCTCAAGTTACTGCCCCTGGACCACCTCAAGATCGATCAATCCTTTGTCCGGGATATCGGTAAAGACGACAATGATGAAGCGATCGTACGGGCCATCATCGCGATGTCGAAAAGCCTTGGCCTCGAATCGGTCGCCGAAGGTGTGGAGGAGGCGCATCAAGCCCGGTTTCTACAACAGGCCGGCAGCGATCTTGCACAGGGCTATCTCTACAGCCGCCCACTACCGGCTGATGAGATATTCAGTAACTGGATTCGGTCTGAAAACACAGAGACGATATAG